The proteins below are encoded in one region of Anaerosporomusa subterranea:
- a CDS encoding four-carbon acid sugar kinase family protein — MLIGVVADDTTGANDIGIMFSKNGYLTKIVAFDAGARLQADADVIIIDTDSRLDPKEIAYEKVLTATKQLQIVGCKIFHKKTCSVFRGNIGAEFDAVLDALGEQFMIISLAFPKNGRQTVHGIHTVHGKRLECSEFAHDPVHPMHSSDLVAILQEQTQHRVGRIDLDIVRNGTIALRQALESARTEVNYCIIDAQNQDDLTLLASALDGLAVLGGSSALAEELPKYWPTHKSCDALEQVDFQDHNGVLIVAGSLMPQTAAQIAHLQAIEMPVLKIDTREIFDLPLIERKKQEIIDQAVTLIMAGTDTLLMADNSPEIVRDTKAIGQASGIAEMTISKMVSAVLADITADVVAKTNLKRLIIAGGDTSGTLCRKLGITGNIVLREIETGLPSGLALGRHMLIVLKSGSFGKPEFLQTAVEHLKTICYQ; from the coding sequence ATGCTAATCGGTGTTGTTGCAGATGATACTACCGGTGCTAATGATATTGGCATCATGTTCAGCAAGAACGGCTATTTGACCAAAATTGTGGCATTTGACGCGGGAGCGCGTCTACAGGCAGACGCCGACGTTATTATTATTGATACAGACAGCCGCCTGGACCCTAAGGAAATAGCCTATGAAAAAGTACTGACTGCCACGAAACAACTACAGATAGTGGGCTGCAAAATATTTCATAAGAAAACCTGTTCCGTATTTCGGGGTAATATCGGAGCCGAATTTGACGCAGTGCTGGATGCCTTAGGCGAACAGTTTATGATTATTAGTCTTGCCTTTCCCAAGAACGGGCGGCAAACGGTGCATGGCATTCACACGGTGCATGGCAAGCGACTAGAATGCTCGGAATTTGCTCATGACCCCGTCCACCCGATGCATAGTTCCGATCTAGTTGCAATTCTCCAAGAGCAAACACAGCACCGGGTTGGCAGAATTGATCTTGACATAGTCAGAAACGGCACAATTGCTTTGCGGCAGGCGCTTGAATCGGCGCGAACTGAGGTTAACTATTGCATTATTGACGCACAAAACCAGGATGATCTTACGCTGCTAGCCAGTGCTTTGGATGGTCTTGCCGTCTTAGGCGGTAGTTCCGCTCTTGCTGAAGAACTACCAAAGTATTGGCCGACTCATAAGTCATGTGATGCACTTGAACAGGTCGATTTTCAAGATCACAACGGCGTTCTTATTGTGGCGGGCAGTTTAATGCCGCAAACAGCGGCGCAGATTGCACACCTTCAAGCAATTGAAATGCCAGTATTAAAAATAGATACTAGAGAGATATTTGATCTACCGTTAATAGAACGAAAAAAGCAAGAAATAATTGATCAGGCCGTAACTCTAATTATGGCTGGCACAGATACTTTGCTGATGGCGGATAATAGTCCAGAAATTGTTCGCGATACGAAGGCCATTGGGCAAGCATCTGGTATTGCCGAGATGACTATTAGCAAAATGGTATCTGCAGTTCTAGCTGATATCACCGCAGATGTAGTAGCAAAAACGAATCTCAAGCGACTGATTATCGCAGGCGGAGATACGTCAGGGACTCTATGCCGGAAGCTTGGTATCACAGGTAATATTGTCTTACGGGAAATTGAGACTGGGTTACCCTCAGGCTTGGCATTAGGACGACATATGCTTATAGTTCTAAAATCAGGTAGTTTCGGAAAACCGGAATTCCTTCAGACCGCTGTGGAGCACTTAAAAACAATATGTTATCAATGA
- a CDS encoding class II aldolase/adducin family protein, which yields MIDLCQLRTEIALTSQALYKSGLTCSTGGNISARSGDIILISKTDTSFSRLRPEDIIACDLFGNPLEDGKPSKEVGFHAAVYQQSAALGAVVHLHSPYSIALGAFPLNESDVLPPCTYGAVTRVGRVPLVEFHPPGHPDLIRRITEELPNAENAVYLAQHGIITFAKDLGRACDIAEEFEQNAKIYVLTAGKAPLLTSEDVASLRGVKKC from the coding sequence GTGATTGATCTCTGTCAATTACGGACTGAAATTGCGCTCACATCTCAAGCATTGTATAAAAGTGGGCTTACTTGTTCTACTGGCGGTAACATCAGCGCTCGGTCAGGTGATATCATTTTGATTAGTAAAACTGATACATCCTTTAGCCGATTGCGGCCTGAGGACATTATTGCCTGTGATTTATTCGGGAATCCGCTAGAGGATGGTAAACCGTCAAAAGAAGTGGGATTTCACGCTGCGGTTTATCAGCAATCCGCTGCTTTAGGAGCGGTGGTTCATTTACACTCTCCTTATTCTATTGCTCTGGGAGCTTTTCCACTGAATGAAAGTGATGTGTTGCCGCCTTGCACTTATGGGGCAGTCACACGAGTTGGCAGAGTGCCGCTGGTTGAGTTTCATCCACCAGGGCACCCTGATCTGATTCGGCGTATTACTGAAGAATTGCCAAATGCAGAAAATGCTGTTTATTTAGCTCAGCACGGAATTATTACGTTTGCCAAAGATTTAGGGCGAGCCTGTGATATCGCGGAAGAATTCGAGCAGAATGCAAAAATTTACGTCCTTACTGCAGGCAAGGCGCCGTTACTTACCTCAGAGGATGTGGCAAGCTTGCGGGGAGTAAAGAAATGCTAA
- a CDS encoding FadR/GntR family transcriptional regulator, with the protein MISDISLKSISKKTSIVEDVIQELSNYILEGIMRGSIKKGDRIPSERELSESLGVGRSTLREAIKVLIMLGLLEVRNGQGTYITVGTSDFYAAPLAWGIIIGDKSIAELVEARLLLDCEAAFLATTRANDVELREIETALLDMKEACENENIQKFIDGDVRFHMAIAKAAHNAVIFQTVKAIRKLLELWIEKVLIDMDTVRATLSEHDAVYKCILSKDAEGARERIRYHVNSAITRLQLSTSGK; encoded by the coding sequence ATGATATCCGATATTTCATTAAAATCAATTTCGAAGAAAACCAGTATAGTTGAAGATGTGATTCAAGAATTATCAAATTATATATTAGAAGGAATAATGAGAGGTAGTATAAAAAAAGGGGATCGGATTCCGTCTGAGCGAGAATTGTCGGAGAGTCTTGGCGTTGGCAGATCCACTCTTCGTGAGGCGATAAAAGTTCTTATCATGCTAGGCTTGCTTGAAGTGAGGAACGGGCAAGGAACTTACATTACGGTAGGTACTTCTGACTTTTATGCGGCTCCCCTTGCATGGGGAATTATCATTGGAGATAAGTCAATAGCTGAGTTAGTCGAGGCAAGACTTCTCCTCGACTGCGAGGCTGCGTTTCTTGCAACGACCAGAGCAAATGATGTTGAGCTTCGCGAAATTGAAACAGCATTACTTGATATGAAAGAAGCTTGTGAAAATGAGAATATCCAGAAGTTTATTGACGGGGATGTTCGTTTCCACATGGCTATCGCAAAAGCAGCGCATAATGCCGTAATCTTTCAAACAGTAAAAGCCATTCGCAAGCTACTTGAGCTATGGATAGAGAAAGTATTGATCGATATGGATACGGTTCGCGCGACTCTAAGCGAGCACGATGCAGTTTATAAATGCATACTAAGCAAAGATGCCGAAGGCGCCAGAGAAAGAATACGCTATCATGTCAATTCCGCCATTACCCGCCTGCAATTGAGTACGAGCGGTAAGTGA